The DNA sequence CGAACACCTCCTCTCGGCAGTGgctctgcagccgctgcacgcACAGGCCGCAGAGTCCGTTGTGTCCGCAGGGCTGCAGCAGAATGCGGGATGGCTGAAGCATCTGCATGCAATAGAGACAACAcccggcgctgcttctctgagGAGCACTGATGTTATCACCGCTCACCTCTGTCAGGAACGGCTGACCCTGCATCGTCGGTGTCATGAAGCTGTTCAGTGTCAAgggcgctgccggcgcgtTCCGTGGCGCGCCTGCCCTGCGGTCGCTGGAACCcaaaggctgctgctgcagactcTCCTGCAGTGAGGTGCCCTTCACACCGGCGTAGCTCATGGCGAAGGACTCGAGCACGCCTCTCAGCACGCGTTGCAGCTCCACAAGAACATCATAAACAGACCCGTTGGCACTCCACAACTCTTGTGAAAGCGGAAGGAGCTCTGGTGTCACCTCTCCCGTCTCCCTGTCCTTGATGATGCCGGCGAAGCACTGCccagtgagggagggggaggaggacggggaCGCGGGTGCCCCagtgacagcggcggcggtggtggtggcaaacGCCGCACCATCGAGGAAGGGCCCCAATGGGCGGGTCGCCGCATCAACTAAGTATAGGCGCGGCGGTTTGGCATAGACGCAAGCCTCGCTGTCGTGAGCACCGCCACTCTCACCCGCTGTGCCACCGATACGAGTCGGGGAgaactgcagcaccacgcgcacctgcagctccgccaccgcctctacAGCCACCTGATGCGTCACCCCAGCCTTGCCCCCAGCGGTGGAAACAGTGACCTCTGCCGAGCAGGTcttcgcagcggcagtgctggcAGCGGTGAGTGACGGGCTTTGTCCGACGGTAGTGGCGTAAGGCCTCTCCTTCGGTATCGCTAGTACCGCCGCTTTGTGCTCGCTAAAAATGGGCACGTAAGCGACGATGCGATGCTTCGCCGGAAAGTACCGCGCGAGGCCGTCACCAAACTTTGACAGATCGCGGAGAacagtggcgcagcggaggtgctcCGCAGAGCGGTTCGGTAACGCGTTTCTCATGAACAACGGTGCGTTGTgggagtggtggtgacggtAGACGTCGGTGCTACCACTGCTGCCCAGCTGACTTATGTTGGGCCGTGAGGGGAAGGCGTAGATGCTCGACGGCACAATGAGAGGCGGCATCGCCTCGAAGTTACGCACAACCACGTTGCGTATGTACGCGGTCAGCGTTTGGTACTTGTCATCCCCGGGTGCGGGAATGATGGCGCCGCTGATCGGGTCAACGTACTCGGCCTTGCGACTAATGGCGAAGCCGTTGAGGTTCTCTATATTGAGGCACACTCGGTAGCGGCAGTACACGCCTGTCTTTGCCTTCACGCATGAGGCCCGTAGTACCGTCTGCGACGCGCTTGCGTTGGCAGACGCCAGGGATGCAGATAACTTGTTGGATTCGTTGAGAGCTGCATCAGCAGCGTTGCTGACGCTTATCGTGTTCTCCGCTGAGTCAATCCCCGAGACAGGTGCGTAGACTGAGATGATCACCGGGGTGTAGTACACCGTGCCGCGGTAAGTGTAGGGCAGGATGCCGCGAATCTCGTAGTGGTCGCTGCACTGGATGTACCTAAATCCGTCACCGTAGGCGAAGCGGAAGCCTTGCAGGTCTGGGTTAGCCAAGATGCGAGAGTCGGAGATGTCATACTCTTTACGCGGCCGCACAGGTGGCGGCAGACCTGAGAAAGTGGTGGAGTTGGACAAAGCGCCAATGGGCGTTGAAGGGGTGAAGCTGGTTGGCGTGGTACCGCTCCTTGACCCATTCAAGTTGCGATTCTGCAGTGCTGAATGCGCTTCACCGGGTAATAGAGAGGCGGGGCTGCCATCCACAACAGAAGACGGTGCAGTGCGGGTGCCGCTACCGCCCCCTTGCTTGAGTTGTGTGGCCGGCAAGAACGGGCCGGCGCCGTCACCGGGCTGACGAAAGGGAAAGCCGCTGGCGCGGTGGACCGGAGCCCCTCTACTATTGCTATTTTGGCTTGGcttctcgtcgtcgtcgtcgctgtccgAAATAGCGAGCTTCTGGAATCGGCCGATTCCTCCACTAGGGATCCCGCTGGTGCCGATGTACGGCCCACCTAACGGCGCTTTTTCCGATGGCATGGCACAGTCGCCCACTGACTGTTGGCATTGCGCTACGGCCGCTGTAGGAGTTGCGGCTGCCAAAATACTAGCGCACTCCGTGTGCCCGTGGCGCTCAGCCAACTGCAGGGGTCGTTCACCGAACGCATTGGTGCATCCCACTGGTGTCTGCAGTGACTCTACCAGGTAGCGCACGATGCTAGTCGCACCGATGGAAGCGGCAAGGTGAAGGGCTGTGTTGTGGTTGCTGCCGTTCCTGGCAAGCACATCCGCCTTATACTCCTGACACAACATCTTCACAGTACGGAGGTAGCCGGAGTACCCCGCTTGGATAGAGGCCAAGTCAGTGCGGTTGACGTTGGAAATGCACGTGTACAGTAGCGTCATGTTGGAGCCCTTCGCCGGCACATTCACCCGCTCAGGGTGCTCacgcagccactgccgcagctcctccgtgTTACCCTCCGCCGCCCAGCGGAACTCCATCTTTCGCTAGCGCCAATAGCGATCttggggaagggggatggACGATTACGAAGAGAACGACGACTACCAGCGCCACGCCCTGCAGAGCGAGCGCAGCGGGGAGAGtagggaagagggagcagAACACTCCGATTAAGCTCAATGAAGTGCAGCCAAGCAGCAACAGTAAACTACTTAGAAAAAGCCCAAAACACTGACAAGCACAGACACGAAAGTGTGAATAAGTGTACAGAACGTGTGCTGCTCGCAATGGGCCAGCGCAGAGGTGATGTGNNNNNNNNNNNNNNNNNNNNNNNNNNNNNNNNNNNNNNNNNNNNNNNNNNNNNNNNNNNNNNNNNNNNNNNNNNNNNNNNNNNNNNNNNNNNNNNNNNNNNNNNNNNNNNNNNNNNNNNNNNNNNNNNNNNNNNNNNNNNNNNNNNNNNNNNNNNNNNNNNNNNNNNNNNNNNNNNNNNNNNNNNNNNNNNNNNNNNNNNNNNNNNNNNNNNNNNNNNNNNNNNNNNNNNNNNNNNNNNNNNNNNNNNNNNNNNNNNNNNNNNNNNNNNNNNNNNNNNNNNNNNNNNNNNNNNNNNNNNNNNNNNNNNNNNNNNNNNNNNNNNNNNNNNNNNNNNNNNNNNNNNNNNNNNNNNNNNNNNNNNNNNNNNNNNNNNNNNNNNNNNNNNNNNNNNNNNNNNNNNNNNNNNNNNNNNNNNNNNNNNNNNNNNNNNNNNNNNNNNNNNNNNNNNNNNNNNNNNNNNNNNNNNNNNNNNNNNNNNNNNNNNNNNNNNNNNNNNNNNNNNNNNNNNNNNNNNNNNNNNNNNNNNNNNNNNNNNNNNNNNNNNNNNNNNNNNNNNNNNNNNNNNNNNNNNNNNNNNNNNNNNNNNNNNNNNNNNNNNNNNNNNNNNNNNNNNNNNNNNNNNNNNNNNNNNNNNNNNNNNNNNNNNNNNNNNNNNNNNNNNNNNNNNNNNNNNNNNNNNNNNNNNNNNNNNNNNNNNNNNNNNNNNNNNNNNNNNNNNNNNNNNNNNNNNNNNNNNNNNNNNNNNNNNNNNNNNNNNNNNNNNNNNNNNNNNNNNNNNNNNNNNNNNNNNNNNNNNNNNNNNNNNNNNNNNNNNNNNNNNNNNNNNNNNNNNNNNNNNNNNNNNNNNNNNNNNNNNNNNNNNNNNNNNNNNNNNNNNNNNNNNNNNNNNNNNNNNNNNNNNNNNNNNNNNNNNNNNNNNNNNNNNNNNNNNNNNNNNNNNNNNNNNNNNNNNNNNNNNNNNNNNNNNNNNNNNNNNNNNNNNNNNNNNNNNNNNNNNNNNNNNNNNNNNNNNNNNNNNNNNNNNNNNNNNNNNNNNNNNNNNNNNNNNNNNNNNNNNNNNNNNNNNNNNNNNNNNNNNNNNNNNNNNNNNNNNNNNNNNNNNNNNNNNNNNNNNNNNNNNNNNNNNNNNNNNNNNNNNNNNNNNNNNNNNNNNNNNNNNNNNNNNNNNNNNNNNNNNNNNNNNNNNNNNNNNNNNNNNNNNNNNNNNNNNNNNNNNNNNNNNNNNNNNNNNNNNNNNNNNNNNNNNNNNNNNNNNNNNNNNNNNNNNNNNNNNNNNNNNNNNNNNNNNNNNNNNNNNNNNNNNNNNNNNNNNNNNNNNNNNNNNNNNNNNNNNNNNNNNNNNNNNNNNNNNNNNNNNNNNNNNNNNNNNNNNNNNNNNNNNNNNNNNNNNNNNNNNNNNNNNNNNNNNNNNNNNNNNNNNNNNNNNNNNNNNNNNNNNNNNNNNNNNNNNNNNNNNNNNNNNNNNNNNNNNNNNNNNNNNNNNNNNNNNNNNNNNNNNNNNNNNNNNNNNNNNNNNNNNNNNNNNNNNNNNNNNNNNNNNNNNNNNNNNNNNNNNNNNNNNNNNNNNNNNNNNNNNNNNNNNNNNNNNNNNNNNNNNNNNNNNNNNNNNNNNNNNNNNNNNNNNNNNNNNNNNNNNNNNNNNNNNNNNNNNNNNNNNNNNNNNNNNNNNNNNNNNNNNNNNNNNNNNNNNNNNNNNNNNNNNNNNNNNNNNNNNNNNNNNNNNNNNNNNNNNNNNNNNNNNNNNNNNNNNNNNNNNNNNNNNNNNNNNNNNNNNNNNNNNNNNNNNNNNNNNNNNNNNNNNNNNNNNNNNNNNNNNNNNNNNNNNNNNNNNNNNNNNNNNNNNNNNNNNNNNNNNNNNNNNNNNNNNNNNNNNNNNNNNNNNNNNNNNNNNNNNNNNNNNNNNNNNNNNNNNNNNNNNNNNNNNNNNNNNNNNNNNNNNNNNNNNNNNNNNNNNNNNNNNNNNNNNNNNNNNNNNNNNNNNNNNNNNNNNNNNNNNNNNNNNNNNNNNNNNNNNNNNNNNNNNNNNNNNNNNNNNNNNNNNNNNNNNNNNNNNNNNNNNNNNNNNNNNNNNNNNNNNNNNNNNNNNNNNNNNNNNNNNNNNNNNNNNNNNNNNNNNNNNNNNNNNNNNNNNNNNNNNNNNNNNNNNNNNNNNNNNNNNNNNNNNNNNNNNNNNNNNNNNNNNNNNNNNNNNNNNNNNNNNNNNNNNNNNNNNNNNNNNNNNNNNNNNNNNNNNNNNNNNNNNNNNNNNNNNNNNNNNNNNNNNNNNNNNNNNNNNNNNNNNNNNNNNNNNNNNNNNNNNNNNNNNNNNNNNNNNNNNNNNNNNNNNNNNNNNNNNNNNNNNNNNNNNNNNNNNNNNNNNNNNNNNNNNNNNNNNNNNNNNNNNNNNNNNNNNNNNNNNNNNNNNNNNNNNNNNNNNNNNNNNNNNNNNNNNNNNNNNNNNNNNNNNNNNNNNNNNNNNNNNNNNNNNNNNNNNNNNNNNNNNNNNNNNNNNNNNNNNNNNNNNNNNNNNNNNNNNNNNNNNNNNNNNNNNNNNNNNNNNNNNNNNNNNNNNNNNNNNNNNNNNNNNNNNNNNNNNNNNNNNNNNNNNNNNNNNNNNNNNNNNNNNNNNNNNNNNNNNNNNNNNNNNNNNNNNNNNNNNNNNNNNNNNNNNNNNNNNNNNNNNNNNNNNNNNNNNNNNNNNNNNNNNNNNNNNNNNNNNNNNNNNNNNNNNNNNNNNNNNNNNNNNNNNNNNNNNNNNNNNNNNNNNNNNNNNNNNNNNNNNNNNNNNNNNNNNNNNNNNNNNNNNNNNNNNNNNNNNNNNNNNNNNNNNNNNNNNNNNNNNNNNNNNNNNNNNNNNNNNNNNNNNNNNNNNNNNNNNNNNNNNNNNNNNNNNNNNNNNNNNNNNNNNNNNNNNNNNNNNNNNNNNNNNNNNATGTGcggcgagagcagcagcggctcatTGCACTCAGTCAACGGGGTGCCTCTGCTAGAACACCGCGCAAGCCATTCCTCCACCAGTATCACCTTGCTCAGGCGGTCTACGGCGCCTtcgtgctgcaccagcacagACCACGGCTTGGAGAGCGGTCCCAGAAGGCGCGCCAGCTGTTCCTCCGACAGGGGGTGACGGCGCCTGCACCACATAGATAGCCACCAGATCACCACCACAAGAATGACGCACAGAGCAACGCACATGAGCAGGTGCATAGGCCGCTCGCGCATGCCCAGGAGCCGCCCCCAAAGCCGCGCCGCGCCGAGCCTAACGCGCTCAACAAGGCGCCAAAgttgcggaggaggacgcgacCCGCCGGCATCCCCGCGCTTGAGCTTCGGTGATCGCGGTGCTGTACAGTTGGGAGTCGCGGAGTATCTAAAGAAGCCGGTGCATCGCCGCGGCAAGCTGGTCACGCAAGACAGAGGGGGCCCGGAGAACGGCATCGCAGACGTTGGTGATCCGCCGGGGGTGCCCATCTCGCTGCTCATCCACATCTTTGGCGTTTAGGGGAGGCAAACCCGCGGGGGTAGGGGCGCGCAGGGCTGCCTCGCTGTATAGGAGGCGCGAGCTCCGACGCGGCCGGGGATATAGGCGGCCTAGGCGAGCCCGCGTCGCCGGTAAGCGGAGCGCGGGGCAGGGATGTAAGTAAACggaaaaacgaaagagaagcgagagagagggggtgccCACAGTGATGCGGCGCTCTCCCCAGTACGCCACCGCGATGTTCACACGAGAGTCCGCAGGAAGGTGAGCGCCAGCGTGCGTACTCCGCCTGAACAGAGCGCAGTAGCGGACTGCAAgtagagggagaagaaacgcAGGTAAGGGGGAAATGCGCAAGCGCACTCGCTTTCCTTCGTCGGCCtgcaagagagggggaggggagagagcgagagagagagagacttcGAGGCCGTGAGCGACTCTGCATTGTCGGCTCGatcgctccgcctcctgggcggtgtgtgcgtgcgtgacgCTCACACCGAGCCCAGGCCAGCAGGAGTAGAGAGCAGCTGTTATGCATGAGCAGCgatacgcacacaccctGTGGTGGGGCTAGCgaagggggggagtgcgGCGCCACCCTGCCCCTCCCGCGCACTGTCTCACGCCCCCCGTGTCGCCCAGCTGTGCCCCTTCGCGCCGGGCTCACGGGACCACAGCCCGGCCGGTCTGTAGAGCCTTCGCCAGATTTCATGAGGCAGGCCCGTGGGTCACGCACGATAGGCGATCCATGAAGCAACATGCAAACTGCACTGACTGGGTGGGCAGCTCTGGCGGGAAGCAGCGGGAAGAAGAAGTGCTATCCGAGTGAAGGGGGACCGCAGCCCCCGCAGACACAAACGAAAAGGCCCCCAATGCAGCAGCCCACCACTCGGTGCGCGGCTGCATCCGTGCCGTCCCCAACGCGTGTCCGTAGCGGCGGCTTGCTCGGCCGCCCGGTTCACGCACGCGGCACCCCATCGGCCCAACGGCGCGTCGGTGTAGTGCTCGCACGCCGCGCCGGTCGACGCCATCGGCGTGATGCGCCCCGCGGTGTGTACTGGGCGGGACCCACGCAGGCCATTCGCCCAGCTCACCCGGGGCACTCgcgggcagcagtgcgcaaCGCTGCGAATGACTGCCACCCATTGGAAAGCAGCCGCGCTGCCCCTTGGAGAAACCGCCAGCATCGCTGGGTTGGAATCGGCAGGACTCGGGTCCTCAGCCACGGCCGTCCCAAGAGGCGCTCGAGCTGGTCCACCGTGTCGGGCTTCGAGTTGATTCCGCACACAGCCCCCTCGCGGCATTCCCACCAAGGCAGACCACCTTCGCCTTGCGGTCGCAAATCACCGCCGCAAACGTACAGCCGAGCGCGGCCTTGGCTTCTTTCTCGCTGAGAGTGACGGGGAAACGGGCTCACCGCCTGAGCCGCCGACGCCACTGCCTGCCTCGCTGCTCGGCACGTGTCGGCACAGGCTGCACGCTGTCCGCCCACACACTGGCCCCCACACCCGTAGCGGGGCGCACGGCGTAGGAGAGGGCGGGCCACGGTTGCTGGCACCCTCTGCACCGTTCCACGGCTTACGCACCACCCCGCTGGCATGGCTCTCAGCTGGCCGGCTAccccgccagcagcgccgaacACGGGGAGGGGCCTTGGCTCTTCGGGCATGGGCGCCTGAAAAACCAACGCTTTCGGGTCCGTCACTCGGCCGGCGCCGCACAGTGCGCTCTGCCACGGCGAGCCACGCGTTCGCCACTGGCGACCGCACGAAGAAACGCCCCCTGAGCTGAGCACGACCCTCCCccaccacagagagagcgcaaccgaccgcgcagctgcgggagTCGCATCACCCCGGGAGGCCTGCCGCACGCACAGCCGCAACATccatgcgccgctgcgcggctTGCGTGAAGTGGCGCGGGCAGTGGCCCGTCCGCTAAGGTCGCAGCTCACCCCTTGCCCCGCTGTAGCGGGCGTACGTCGACGACCCGGTCCCCAGGCGGCATCACGTCCAGCAGCGGGCTTGCCCCCGCAGGACCACCAGGGGGGTGGTGGACcgcgcccctctctcctcaggCTGCGCGCCGAGCACGTCTGCCGCGCTAAGCTCGCACGGAGGGTTAGGGCACGTGAACTGTGCCCCCTCTCGTCCCGCATTCCCCACTCCTATGGTCTCCGTCAGTAGTGAagatggggaagggggggactACACGGGGAATTACAAATGTGTGCCCCCACCCGCCACATGTCAGCACGCCGCGCTACAACCACGCAGAGTGGCGTCGCTTGGCGGGACAGAAGGATGtggcagagacagagagaagaaacatATGAGCGACACTGCGGTGTAATGtggaacacacacacacacacacacacacacacacacacacactggcaATGGAGGAGGGCGTCACACTGcgcaggaaaggggagaagaataGGCCCAAAGAggtggcgagagagagagacggccgtgagcgctgctgtcgcactCCCCAAAAAAGGAGCGTCGGAGGTGTGGTTTCGGCAGTTGCAAACACCCCTCCACGTGCGCGTCGCTTACTGCGTCGGGGAGTGCTCCCTGTACACCGAGAGAGTCGCAGAAGgagtgctgccgctgtccttaccgctgctgcctccccccccgcACCTTCCCAGTCCTCTCCCgcatccctctctcaccgCTGTCCTCCGCTTACAGGGGTGCAGTGGCTGCCCCTTCTATCCCTCGTCTGCCTTGCGCCTCTGCGGCCACTGTCAAACAAACAAAATGAGAAAAGGCCCCCTGGAGAGTCAGGCGGCACACACCGCGAGAGCCActccaccacccacacctgCCGCATGCACAACACACGTGACGCCTGTGGTTACTCCCACACAAGGATAGCGGGCGACACCCACGTGGCGCCTTCGTCATCACAGGGAAGGCTCAGCCCGTGCCCCACAGTTGTCCCCACCCTCGTTGGGTGGTGCCCCACAGTGCGCTGGCTgcggacgccgccgccgaggtcGAGCCTGCGGGGGCGGTGGCCCCGCCTACCTCTATCACGTCTGATTCACCCAGGCCGCCAAGTGCCCAGCCCGGCGAGGCGTCGTGGTCGCCACTGGTGGGGTATACAAGTGACGATAcgccgacgccaccgccggccgccgccacagccaccgctgcagacgAGGCACCTCCAAAACGAAACGGCTCAGTGGGCAGCACGCCAGTGGATGACGATGTCTGGTACGGACTTAACTCCGACGCCGTCTGAGGCACACGCAAGTACGTCTGCGGGAcaagggcggcagcgctggcagccgctgcggacGGCGTGCCGCCGGACCccacagaggcggcggcagcagccaacgCCGCATTCGGCGACACCGCGatcggcagcagtgcaagGCGGTTCACTCGCTCCCGTggaaagagaagctgctCAGCGGAGAACGGCGCGGCAGCCGTcgcgccggtggcggcaaACGGCTTTGaagccacggcagcggccacaGAGGGGGCGTGAagcgcctcgccgctgcgtgTATCACGCACACCTCCCTCGTGCGACTCCTCACTGTGCGCCACCCACAGGTGCGCGCTTGCCGAGATAAACCGATGAAACGAAGAGAGTACGAGCGGAGCCCCGCTGCGCCATCGCACCGGATCGCACGTGCTCTCGAGATGGCGCGCGACGCGTCGCAATGGCCCGTCCACAAAactcgctgcggcgtcggcgcggaCGCCACTTCTACCGGCGTCGGGTGTAAAACGCGGCATGGCGGGTGAGTCCGCTTCGGTGGCGAAGAgcccagcgctgctgctactgccgcttcctgcgctccctctccccacacaccacacgGACGAAGTGAAAAGAACATCCATATACCATTGCAAGCGCACGTGATCTGCCTGGCTctgcgtggcagcagcagcggctggtgCAGTGTTCCCCACTGACACCACACTGACGAGGGCCGCAGCTGCCCGGTCACCGCTCTCACCTATCACATCAACGAGGGGGCAGAGCTCGAATTCGTAGACCTCCGCTGATGTCTCGGCAAGGCGTTCCAGCACTCGCcgtcgctccttctccattACCAACATATGCAAGCCGCATCTCCTGGCGCCGCTAAAGCGCACcgaggctgctgcggaggcggcgtcACTCTGGCCTTGCCTGGAGGCGGCACTGGCATCATGCGTAGCTTCAGTTCTCGATGATGGCATGAACAGCTCGGGAGAGTCACTAAATACGGTTGGCACACCGTACAGCGCCTGGTGGAGGTagcgcagcaccgtctgGGTTAGCATCATGACGGCGGGTGTAGGCTGCGCAGGATAGGCGATCCCGTGACTCCCGCTGGCACTGCTGTCACCCGGCGCGGCGTCACCCACCATCGGTGCGCGAACCCATGCAGCCGAGTACAAGTGTGTCATTCGACGCAGCGTCGTGCCGGCACGGCTAGCCACTGCAGGGCTCGCTGACTCCTtgcctccgctctctctcggccTCAGAAGTGACGTGTATGCCTGCTGGAGGGCCGTGCGATAAAGCTGAATGATCATCGCTTGCCATGGTGCCTGAGTCCGCTCGTAGAGATCCTCTGCCTCAGCGCAAAGTTGCTGCAACCGTGTCTCCTCGCTTGGTGGAGCTGccctccgcagcgcctgcagcgccgccaagTACACCCGTacgagcagcgacagctcGTAGCTGTGCACCACAGCCGCGTTCGTCTCGTTGGGGGTTGCGCCTGTCCCAGtattgcgcagctgcgccgctacaCGGTGAAGAGCGTCCTTCAACCATCGCTCGATGCGcatgtgcagcggcggtggcggcgataGCGTTGACGGTGGTGATCCCGCACTGCCATCACCAGCCGATGTCTGCACCGCGGCAGTCTgcgcctgcaccgcctccacgaGGGTTAGCAGACACCGATGCAGCAGTTCGGCAGCGTGGCCGTTCATATGAGGAACACAAAGTTGAGCGCCGCCCATTGACTCCTGCTCAGCACTAAAACGCGCCTCCCAGTCAGGAAATAGCATGTCGCGCATGCCGCTCAATATCGCCGCGAGTTGTGCCTGCTGAGAGGCACTCAGACCAGCgttggctgcagcggcgtccagcgccggctgctgctccaccccCTTCGCGTCCACTGTGTCAGACATCCCTGACAGAGGTAGCCGCGCCGCCCGGCATGCTGCGCGACCCCACTCCAGCCCTTCTTCGGAAAAAATGCCTTCGCCTGATGTCACGCGGAGAGTCCCgtgcgcgctgccggcggtCCCTGTCGCTGCCCGTGGCCGAAAACGAGCCCAGCGTATGCCCGCCATCGCAGACGAGAGGCCGCCCCTCTCGCCACGGCGTCCAGTGTGTCCGCGTATCGGCGCCAAGGTGGTACTCCCAGTAAAGCTCGGAACGCCTCTCTGCCCTGTCTCCGCACGACTTGCTCTTGCAGCGCCGTCAAGTGAGCCCGACACACCGGCGTCACTCGCCGAGTCCACAGTCGAGAGCGCATGCAA is a window from the Leishmania panamensis strain MHOM/PA/94/PSC-1 chromosome 2 sequence genome containing:
- a CDS encoding phosphoglycan beta 1,3 galactosyltransferase (TriTrypDB/GeneDB-style sysID: LpmP.02.0120~partially sequenced multicopy gene), producing the protein MWMSSEMGTPGGSPTSAMPFSGPPLSCVTSLPRRCTGFFRYSATPNCTAPRSPKLKRGDAGGSRPPPQLWRLVERVRLGAARLWGRLLGMRERPMHLLMCVALCVILVVVIWWLSMWCRRRHPLSEEQLARLLGPLSKPWSVLVQHEGAVDRLSKVILVEEWLARCSSRGTPLTECNEPLLLSPH
- a CDS encoding hypothetical protein (TriTrypDB/GeneDB-style sysID: LpmP.02.0110); this encodes MEFRWAAEGNTEELRQWLREHPERVNVPAKGSNMTLLYTCISNVNRTDLASIQAGYSGYLRTVKMLCQEYKADVLARNGSNHNTALHLAASIGATSIVRYLVESLQTPVGCTNAFGERPLQLAERHGHTECASILAAATPTAAVAQCQQSVGDCAMPSEKAPLGGPYIGTSGIPSGGIGRFQKLAISDSDDDDEKPSQNSNSRGAPVHRASGFPFRQPGDGAGPFLPATQLKQGGGSGTRTAPSSVVDGSPASLLPGEAHSALQNRNLNGSRSGTTPTSFTPSTPIGALSNSTTFSGLPPPVRPRKEYDISDSRILANPDLQGFRFAYGDGFRYIQCSDHYEIRGILPYTYRGTVYYTPVIISVYAPVSGIDSAENTISVSNAADAALNESNKLSASLASANASASQTVLRASCVKAKTGVYCRYRVCLNIENLNGFAISRKAEYVDPISGAIIPAPGDDKYQTLTAYIRNVVVRNFEAMPPLIVPSSIYAFPSRPNISQLGSSGSTDVYRHHHSHNAPLFMRNALPNRSAEHLRCATVLRDLSKFGDGLARYFPAKHRIVAYVPIFSEHKAAVLAIPKERPYATTVGQSPSLTAASTAAAKTCSAEVTVSTAGGKAGVTHQVAVEAVAELQVRVVLQFSPTRIGGTAGESGGAHDSEACVYAKPPRLYLVDAATRPLGPFLDGAAFATTTAAAVTGAPASPSSSPSLTGQCFAGIIKDRETGEVTPELLPLSQELWSANGSVYDVLVELQRVLRGVLESFAMSYAGVKGTSLQESLQQQPLGSSDRRAGAPRNAPAAPLTLNSFMTPTMQGQPFLTEVSGDNISAPQRSSAGCCLYCMQMLQPSRILLQPCGHNGLCGLCVQRLQSHCREEVFACPVCRGAVRDVLEIFL